A genomic stretch from Sphingobacterium sp. ML3W includes:
- a CDS encoding DUF1579 family protein encodes MKLIDVNNKYIGLWKGNHRLILSWLPDPNFDSISNLAIKAVANSKFLKLTYDWHHEGVAQEGMLLVGNNNEQSEVTASWIDSWGMGRKIMNCYGTMNEVGDISLRGTYEVHDNPDWGWRIDIPLPTDNSLQIKMYNVSPNGEEFLAVNANYSPV; translated from the coding sequence ATGAAGCTAATAGATGTAAATAATAAATACATTGGACTTTGGAAAGGCAACCATCGGTTGATCCTAAGCTGGTTGCCTGATCCTAACTTTGATTCGATATCAAACTTAGCTATAAAAGCCGTTGCTAATAGCAAATTTTTGAAGCTTACTTATGATTGGCATCATGAAGGAGTGGCGCAAGAAGGGATGCTATTAGTGGGTAACAACAATGAACAATCCGAAGTTACAGCATCATGGATTGACTCATGGGGCATGGGTCGAAAGATCATGAACTGTTATGGTACAATGAATGAGGTGGGAGATATTTCTTTAAGGGGCACTTATGAAGTACATGATAATCCCGATTGGGGTTGGCGAATTGACATTCCATTACCTACTGATAATAGCCTTCAGATAAAAATGTACAATGTCTCGCCAAATGGTGAAGAATTCCTAGCCGTTAATGCAAATTATTCGCCTGTTTAA
- a CDS encoding DinB family protein — translation MSLNTSMTNSVEYNVWVVEQLVGWLKNYSHELLQKECPSSFSSIAKTLKHISDTQLYWSSMIRETPIPSFEYIAKTVDIEKEMANLVNEAKLLAAYVKENTEAMSEPYLIESQWFSSNFPKYEYLQHLLIHTTYHRGQIVTIGHNVGVLKAPMLDYNFWNVMRQQK, via the coding sequence ATGAGTTTAAATACATCAATGACAAACAGCGTTGAATACAACGTTTGGGTTGTGGAGCAATTGGTCGGTTGGCTGAAAAACTACTCCCATGAATTGTTGCAGAAGGAATGTCCATCCAGTTTTAGTAGCATTGCAAAAACACTGAAACATATTAGTGATACTCAATTGTACTGGTCCTCGATGATCCGTGAAACGCCAATACCAAGTTTTGAATACATCGCCAAAACGGTGGATATCGAAAAAGAAATGGCCAACTTGGTCAATGAGGCAAAGCTTTTGGCGGCGTATGTAAAGGAAAATACTGAAGCGATGAGCGAACCCTATTTAATAGAATCCCAATGGTTTTCGTCAAACTTCCCCAAGTATGAGTACCTCCAGCATTTATTAATCCACACAACCTACCATCGCGGGCAAATAGTTACTATTGGGCACAATGTAGGCGTTTTAAAAGCACCCATGTTGGATTATAATTTTTGGAATGTGATGCGGCAGCAAAAATAG
- a CDS encoding DUF4143 domain-containing protein: MEDSQGTLLKYLKYGGLPYLKHLPLEDEIVFEYLKNIYSTIVFRDIINRYSIRNTIFLEQLVFFLASNTGSLFSAKKISDFLKSQQINMAPNQVQVYIKHLINVFLIHQVKRYDIEGKRLFEIGEKYYFENLGIRNALWGYRLQDMGKLMENIVHNHLLAEGYTVQIGILSSYEIDFIAEKNGEKLYLQVALSLLEEKTIEREFGNLQKINDNYPKMVITMDSFTGNTIDGILAVDLRSFLTNRWRKY; this comes from the coding sequence TTGGAAGATTCACAAGGCACGTTGTTAAAATATTTAAAATACGGTGGATTACCTTACTTAAAACATCTGCCTTTAGAGGATGAGATTGTCTTTGAATATTTAAAAAACATCTATTCAACTATTGTATTTCGAGATATTATTAATAGGTATTCCATTAGAAATACCATCTTCTTAGAGCAGCTTGTATTTTTTCTAGCCTCTAACACCGGAAGCCTATTTTCCGCAAAAAAGATTAGCGATTTTTTGAAATCGCAACAGATCAATATGGCTCCAAATCAAGTTCAAGTTTACATCAAGCATTTAATAAATGTCTTTTTAATTCATCAAGTAAAGCGATATGACATTGAAGGAAAACGCCTCTTTGAAATCGGTGAGAAGTATTACTTTGAGAATCTAGGTATTCGTAACGCACTTTGGGGATATCGGCTACAAGACATGGGAAAACTAATGGAAAATATTGTTCACAATCATTTACTGGCTGAAGGTTACACCGTCCAAATTGGTATTTTATCTTCCTATGAAATTGATTTTATCGCGGAAAAAAATGGTGAAAAATTATACCTTCAAGTAGCCCTATCACTTTTGGAGGAAAAAACTATAGAACGGGAATTTGGCAACCTACAAAAAATCAACGATAATTACCCAAAGATGGTCATTACCATGGATTCGTTTACAGGAAACACCATTGACGGAATTTTAGCCGTAGACCTACGAAGTTTTCTAACTAACCGATGGAGAAAATACTGA